The window AAAGTGAGTACCAAGAGGCAGGATAGTAGCGCCCCCCGGCCGATGAGCATGCCTAGTGCCGCAATGCTGGGCACACCAGAAACCAGACCTAAGGTGAACCCGGCTCCGGCTAAGATGGCAGCCGAGGTCATGACCGAGTAGCCCGAGGCCTCTATGGCGGCGGTTGCAGCTGCTCGCACCGTCATGCTGCGGCGAAACTCTAGGTAGCGCCCTGTCAACAAGATGGCGTAGTCGATGGTAGCGCCAAGCTGCACAGCGCTGACAATCATGTAGCCGATAAAAATGAGGGGCGAACCAGCAAAGTAGGGTATAGCCATGTTAAGCCAAATAGAAGCTTGGATAGTAAGCACCAAGAGGAGGGGTAGGGAGAGAGAGCGAAATGTTAGCGCGATAATCGCACCGACGGCGAGGATGGCGACTAGGCTAGTCACAGAAAAATCGTACTCGACAACCTGGCGAATATCGTCCACAGCGGCAGAGGCACCGAGTAGCAGGGCGGCCCCAGGGTAGTAGGTATCGGCAGCGTGCCTTATGGCAAGCACTGCCTGGTAGGAGTCCGCACTCTCGGTGGCGGTGTCTAGCATCATGACTAGGCGAGAGTAAGTTTCGCCCACAAATTGGTCCACCACCGCAGGCGGTAGCATGCTCCGCGGTATCGAAACATCGGCTAGGGAGGCGAGAGCCTGCACACTGTGAACTTGGGGAATAGCGCGCAGGGCGTTGGCCAGTGCGTACTCCCGCGGCACATCTTGCGCGGGTACCAGTAGTACGAGCGGGTTGTGGCGGCCAAACTCTTGGTGCAGCATGCTTTCGTCGGCCTGTGCCGCTTCACCATAGAGAAAATGGTTGGCACCCTGCGCCATAAAGGCGACCGGCAATGCTAGTAGCACCACGGGTACAATCCACCGCATACCTACCACGCCGCGCGCAAATTTGCCCAAAGAGGGGAGTAGGGGGCGATGCTCGGTGCGTTCTAGTAAGCGTGCCGAGTATATCACTAAAGCCGGTAGCAAAAACAGCACTGCTAAGAGGCTCAAGGCCACCCCCTTGGCCAAGACGAGGCCGAGGTCGTAGCCTAGGCTGTAACGCATAAACATCAGCGCCACGAAACCTGCTATGGTCGTCAGTGAGCTCGCTAAAATAGTGGCAAAGGAGCCTCGCAGTGCCACTATCATGGCTGTTTCTACATCCATACCCTTGCGGCGCTCCTCGCTGAAGCGGTGCAAGAGAAAGATAGAGTAGTCCATGCTAACGGCGAACTGCAAGAGACCAGCCGTGGCAAAAGTGATAAAGGAGATGGAGCCTAAAAAAGCATTGGTACCCATGTTGAGAACAATGGAGATGCCTATCGTGAATATAAAAAGCAAGGGCTCAAACCACGAACTGGTGGCGAGAAACAAGATGAGCAGGAAGATAGGCAGCACAAAGGCGATAATGGTCGAAATCTCCGCGGTCGTCGTGCCGCGTAAATTTAGCGCATCAACCGCAGGCCCACGTACCGTGACCTGCCCGCCCTGCAGGAGACGCAAGGCCTTAATAGCCTGGCCCGTGGTGAGGTCATGGTCGCCCGCGACAAAGATTACCTGAAAGCGCGCCGCGCCATCGGCAAAAAACTGACGCACCGTAGTGGGTGGTAGTAGTACTAGCGGAGTGTAAATATCTACCACGTCGTCTAGCCACACCACGCTATGCACCCCCTCTGTAGCGCTAATGGCACTCTTCAGCTGGCGCGCAGTGGGTATGTCGATGTCAGGCACGATAATTTCCGCCGTGCCCTGTAGACCAAACTCCTGCGCCATAACATTCATGGCTTGGCGCGTGGGCATATCAGCCGGCAAGTAGGCGGTCTGGTCGTAGTTGATAGTGACGGTGGGGGCCAAAACCACTGCCACTAGGGTGGCGAGAGCGAACAGCACCACGAGGGTCTGGCGCTTAGTAACAATAAATCGGGCCAGTCTATCCATAATACCTCCTGTAAATAGTGAATATTGGTTCGCTTATCAGACATGAAAAATACATAGCCATAGCTATGTTGAGCTAGAGTTGCCGACTGCTAGCGGCTCTAGGGAGCACCCAGTAA is drawn from Bacillota bacterium and contains these coding sequences:
- a CDS encoding MMPL family transporter, producing the protein MDRLARFIVTKRQTLVVLFALATLVAVVLAPTVTINYDQTAYLPADMPTRQAMNVMAQEFGLQGTAEIIVPDIDIPTARQLKSAISATEGVHSVVWLDDVVDIYTPLVLLPPTTVRQFFADGAARFQVIFVAGDHDLTTGQAIKALRLLQGGQVTVRGPAVDALNLRGTTTAEISTIIAFVLPIFLLILFLATSSWFEPLLFIFTIGISIVLNMGTNAFLGSISFITFATAGLLQFAVSMDYSIFLLHRFSEERRKGMDVETAMIVALRGSFATILASSLTTIAGFVALMFMRYSLGYDLGLVLAKGVALSLLAVLFLLPALVIYSARLLERTEHRPLLPSLGKFARGVVGMRWIVPVVLLALPVAFMAQGANHFLYGEAAQADESMLHQEFGRHNPLVLLVPAQDVPREYALANALRAIPQVHSVQALASLADVSIPRSMLPPAVVDQFVGETYSRLVMMLDTATESADSYQAVLAIRHAADTYYPGAALLLGASAAVDDIRQVVEYDFSVTSLVAILAVGAIIALTFRSLSLPLLLVLTIQASIWLNMAIPYFAGSPLIFIGYMIVSAVQLGATIDYAILLTGRYLEFRRSMTVRAAATAAIEASGYSVMTSAAILAGAGFTLGLVSGVPSIAALGMLIGRGALLSCLLVLTFLPQVLMLGDRFIRLTTQTSNTNQLH